One genomic region from SAR324 cluster bacterium encodes:
- a CDS encoding L-serine ammonia-lyase has translation MATSVFDLFKIGIGPSSSHTVGPMKAAGLFLQHLPLRKVNRIQVDLYGSLGLTGMGHGSDKAVLLGLEGELPETVEIAGIPDRLQHIEKQQIIHLNQQHPISFHKKQNLIFHRQQNLPLHENGLRFRAWDPDGQLLVEKTYYSIGGGFVLEGEGDALVVMEDQTELPFPFKKASELLEICRKQQCSMSQIVLTNERIWHSTEEIYRRLLEIWLVMQECVRLGCVNEGVLPGGLKVKRRAPSLHRKLQQEEDPTNLMVWVNLFALAVNEENAAGGRVVTAPTNGAAGIIPAVLHYLMRFTRYYSEAQVVRFLLTAAGIGMLYKENASISGAAVGCQGEVGSACSMAAGALAECLGGTPAQVENAAEIAMEHNLGLTCDPIGGLVQIPCIERNAIAANKAINAAQLALRTDGQHHVSLDKVIRTMWQTGRDMDSKYKETARGGLAVNIVEC, from the coding sequence ATGGCCACCAGCGTCTTTGATCTCTTCAAGATTGGGATTGGTCCCTCCAGTTCCCACACCGTAGGCCCAATGAAGGCTGCGGGCCTCTTCCTCCAGCACTTGCCTCTCCGAAAAGTCAACCGAATACAAGTCGACCTCTACGGCTCTCTTGGGCTCACTGGGATGGGTCATGGTAGTGACAAGGCCGTCCTTCTTGGACTAGAAGGAGAACTTCCCGAAACCGTGGAGATTGCTGGAATTCCTGATCGACTCCAGCACATCGAGAAACAGCAAATAATTCACTTGAATCAACAGCATCCGATCTCTTTTCATAAAAAGCAGAACCTGATCTTTCATCGGCAGCAGAATCTACCTCTCCACGAAAATGGTCTACGTTTCCGAGCCTGGGATCCGGACGGACAGTTGCTTGTAGAAAAGACCTATTATTCGATTGGTGGAGGCTTTGTCCTAGAAGGAGAAGGAGACGCGTTGGTAGTTATGGAGGACCAAACGGAGCTTCCCTTCCCCTTCAAGAAAGCTTCCGAATTGCTGGAAATTTGCCGGAAGCAACAATGTTCGATGAGTCAAATCGTCCTGACTAATGAGCGGATCTGGCATTCAACGGAAGAGATTTATCGACGTCTGCTGGAAATCTGGTTGGTGATGCAGGAGTGCGTACGATTGGGCTGTGTCAATGAGGGTGTACTACCTGGTGGGTTGAAGGTGAAACGTCGTGCTCCGAGTCTTCATCGCAAGCTGCAGCAGGAAGAAGATCCCACAAATCTGATGGTCTGGGTCAACTTGTTCGCATTGGCCGTTAATGAGGAAAACGCTGCGGGAGGACGAGTGGTGACGGCACCAACAAATGGAGCAGCAGGCATCATTCCGGCAGTACTGCACTACCTGATGCGCTTCACCAGGTACTACAGCGAGGCGCAGGTGGTCCGTTTTCTGTTGACAGCTGCAGGAATCGGTATGCTCTACAAGGAGAATGCTTCGATTTCTGGAGCTGCTGTGGGGTGTCAAGGAGAAGTCGGCAGTGCCTGTTCAATGGCAGCTGGTGCCTTGGCTGAATGCCTGGGAGGAACACCTGCCCAAGTAGAAAATGCCGCAGAGATTGCCATGGAACACAATCTTGGACTGACCTGTGATCCGATTGGTGGGCTGGTTCAGATCCCCTGCATCGAACGCAACGCCATAGCAGCGAATAAGGCGATCAATGCCGCACAATTGGCACTCAGAACAGATGGGCAACATCATGTCTCACTGGACAAGGTGATCCGCACCATGTGGCAAACCGGTCGGGACATGGATTCCAAGTACAAGGAGACTGCCCGTGGTGGTCTCGCTGTCAACATCGTGGAGTGCTGA